Genomic DNA from Deltaproteobacteria bacterium:
CCGCGCCACTAGATTGAACGGCGGACTGACGATGGTCGCATCGATGGCGCCCGCCCGCAGCGCGGCAAAGCGTTCGCTCTGCCCGCCGATCTGCAGAATCGTCACGTCTTTGTCGGGCCGCAGCTGCTCGCGCTCCAAGGTCAACCGCGTCGAAGTATCCGACGCCGAGCCGAATCGGCTGATGCCGATCTTCTTGCCCTTCAAGTCCTGGGCGCTGCGAATCTCGCTCTTGGACACGATGTTGTATGGAAACGTATTGACGTTGCCGGCGATAAACACCAGGTTGGCGCCGCCGAGATTCGCCGCCAAGATCGGCGGCCCATCGATCAACCCCAACGGCATCTCCCCCGACAACATCGCCTGCACCAACTGCGTGCCGCCCTGAAAAGCGACCAGCTCGACGTCGACGTTATGCTTGTTGAACAACCCAAGCTGCTTGCTGACAAACGGATGGGAGTTGCTGCCGCTGATGCCGGCAACACCGAAGCGAATCGTTTGAGCGGCCTTTGCGGCTTGGGCAAACAAAGGCCCTGGCAGACAAAGCAGAACCAAAGCGAACACCAGAGCGCAAGACCTGGAAGCCAAAGAAATCAATGACGGAAACCATTTCATGAATCTAAAACCGCCCTTCCTGTTCCAGCTTCTTGACGAACCGGTCATCGACCAAATCCTCCGGATTCAAAGCGCGAATCTTTTCGTTGCTGGGACCGAGGAAGCGAATCGTCGAACGAATGCCATCGACATTGGGGAAGATGCGCCGCTGGTACATACTGCCGAGCCGTTCGTAACCACCAACGGCATCTTCAGCGCGGGGGAGACGCAGTCCCTTGACCATACTTTGCAGCACGCGTTCCTTGTTTTTCGGATCCAGGGTAAAAGCGACGGCATCGGACATCGCCCGGATCATGCGCTCGGTCACATCGGGTGAGCCATTGACGTATTTCCGCAGTCCCAGGAGCGCGGTGTTTTGATAGGGGATATTGAGTTTGGCAAGGTCAGCGAGCACACGGAAACCCTGGCGTTCAAGCACTGACGCAAAGGTATAATTAAAATAAGCGCCGTCGATGACTTTGTTGGGCAGCGCCTGGGCTAAGAGCGACTCATCGCCAACGACGCGAAAGTCAATCTTGTCGCGCTGGGGCTCCAATCCCCAGTGCTCGAAGGCGAGCATGGAGCGCATCCACACGCCGCCGCCAAGACTCGTGACGCCAATATTCTTACCTCTTAGTTCCGCCGTGGTTTTGATCTTCGGTTGGACCACGAACGTGCCTTCCAAGGTGTGAATCAAGCTGGTGACAAACACCGCGTCCATGCCGCTAGCAATGGCGCCGAGCGTCGAGCCGGTGGCCGCGCCCATATAAAACTGTGCTTCGCCGCTTACCAACGCCGACAGCGCGACGGCGCCGTTGCGCACATGCACCGCGCGCACGTCCAACCCATGTTTGGCGAAGAGGCCATGATCCTTAGCAACGAAGATCGCGGTTTCGCGCTCGCTGAGGCTGCCGAAAGTGATGAGTAATTGATTAGCAGGTGTGGCGGCATTGGCTTTTGCCGCAACCGCAGTGAGTAAAATAAAAACTGAAAGTGCTCTAAGCATCATCGCCGTTCTCTCCTCAAAATTGTCCCCGATGCCATGGCTGAACCTCAGCGGAAACATAACACAGAGCATAGCTTCAAGGAACAAACACCAATGATAGCGTGCTTTGACCAAGCTTCGCTTATCGCACCGTCGAAAGATTTGACATCAAATTCTCAGAAATGTTAAAGAGTGATAGCTAGATCGGGTGGTGGTTTAGCGAAACTCTTCTATGAGGAGATACGATGGCAAAATTAGAAACGATCGCAGACGTTCCCGACGCTCCTAAAAAGGACAGCCCCGGCATGTACGGGCCAATTGTCGGCGCCATGATTATTTCAGAGGATGAAGCCTCTGGCAGAACGTACACACACAGGGGAGGCGGCAGATTACCTGGGAGCCGGCGTTATGGCTTCTTCGATAATGAGAGAGGCATCGCCTTCAGTGCCAGCATGTCAGTCTTTAGCCGGGAACGCATGAACCCGCGTCATCGCCATGATTTCGACCAAGTGCGATTTTTCCCGAAGGGCGGGGAGAATTACGGCAAAGAAGTGCTAGGTCTCGGTGATTGTATATATATTCCTGAAAACTGTCGCTACGGGCCGACATTCACCGCCGAGGGTTGCGACGAAAACGTCAGAATCAACTTGCAATTTCCCGGACCGTCGCGCCGACCGTACCAGCATTCCTACGACATCATGCGCGCCACTGAAGAATTGTCCAAGATCGCAACCATCGAAAAAGGTGTCTACCGCTTCCCCGACGGGCGCAGACAAGATAGCTACGAGGCGATCATTAGACACTTGACCGGCAAACCGGTCGATTACCCATCCCCCCGTTACAAGAACTACATCGTAATGCACTCAAACCATCATACCTGGCTTCCGCTCGAAGACCGGCCGGGCGTTTCAGTCAAACATCTGGGTTATTTCAACGAAGTCGGCCCGAATATCAAGCTGGTCAAACTGGAACCCGGGGCGACGTTGCCGTCGAACACCGCACCGTTTCAACAAGTGCGCTTCGTGCTCGACGGCGAAATTATTTACGGCGAGAGGCAATATGATGCGGTCTCATGCATGTACTTCCCGGCCAATCAAAGCTATCCGGCGATTGCGAGCCCAAACGGCGCAACCCTGTTCGTGGTGCAAACGGCCTGGACCGATATGAAGCCACTGCCATTTTGCCTGATTTAATCCCGCACTTGGAGAGCGTAGCGGCGACTGAAGCCGCTGCGCTCGCTAGTCGAGCTTCATCAGCTTGCGATACAGTTTGAAGTATTCGTTGTAACGCTCACCCATCTCCGGCCGCACCGGCACGATCTTCATACCTTGGGGAAGTTTTTTGAGCACGTAAGAATCCACATCTTTGCGCCCGATGGTGTAGCCGTAATTGGCGATTTCCTGCTGAGCTTCTTTGGAGAGCATAAAATCAATGTAGAGCTTAGCGGCGTTAGGGTGGGGCGCGCCCTTGGCCAGCGCCAGCGCGAACTGACGGCTAATCAACGGATCGAGCGCAATCCATTCCACCGGCGCCCCTTCACGTTTCTTTTGTTCCAGGCCATGGACCAGAGAGACCACGATGATCGATGCTTCGCCCGCCGCCACCAGCGTATGCATCTGCGAGTGGCCGCCGATGACTTTAATATCTTGCTCTGCGAGCTTGCGCAGGAACTCCGCCGTTGGATCTTCCTTCCACACCGTCATCACACCGGCCATCCATTTGCTTTCATTCTCGTCGATCAACATCTTGCCCTTCCACTTGGGTGATGTGAGATCAGCAAAACTTTTGGGCACATCCGCAGTTTTGACCAGATTGGAATTGTAGGCGAGAACCGAGAGGGTTTCACTGGCTATTGTCCAGAACCCCTTTTCATCTTTATACTCCGGTTTAAACGCCACTCGCTCCGGCGATTCGTAACGATCGATGAAACCCTTTTTAAACAGGCCGTAAAAATCCATCTCCGATTCGGAAATCACATCCGCTTGCACGCTCTTGGCTTGTGCTTCGGCTGTGACTCTAGCGGCCAGCCGCTCTGAGCCAAGGCGAATGAAATTGGTTTTGATGAACGGATACTTTTTCTCGAATAGCCCAGCGAGTTTGTTGGACAGCTGCAACTCCATGGTCGCGTAGAACGCTAACTGTCCTTCCTTCTTGGCCGCTTCGATCATCACGCTCCCCTGCGCTCCAGCGAGGGACAATGAGGCGATAAAAAACCCTGCGACAATAAGAAAATGGAGAACATTTTTATTAATGTTCATAGTTAACTCTCCTTGATCGATTCATATCCCCCAGGCGAGAGCGCAGCACATCTACAATCCCTGCGCCGCGGCGTGCCTGCCGGCCAAGCGCGAAAACACCACATTGCGGGTCTGCCCGGTGCAGGATGGATAGTTATGGAAGAACAAACCGATGATATCGCCTGAAGCGAACAAGCCACGGATCGGATTGCCGCTGGCATTAACCACCTGGGCGTCGCCGTTGATCTCGATGCCGCCGAAAGTAAAAGTGATACCGCCGGTCACTGGGAACGCTTGAAAAGGCGGCTCATCGATGCGCTCGGCCCAATTGGATTTTCGCGGCGCGATGCCCTCGGTGCAGCGGCCATCGGTTTTCGAGGCATCGAACGGAATATCGTCACGCACCGCTTTATTGAATTCGCTGACCGTGTGGCGCAGCACCGCCGGTTCGATGCCGATCTTGCACGCAAGCTCTTCAATGGTCGGCGCTTCCAGCGGCGCGGCGAATTGATAATAGCTGGCATCTTGCAACGCTGCGCCGCGCTGGTCGAAAATCTGATAGGCAACGCCGCCCGGCTCCATCAATACAGCCCAGCCGGTCTTGGCGTAGGTGTAGGAGATATGCGCTTCGCCTTCGTCGAAGAAACGCTGGCCGAGTGAATTCACCGTGATGCCGAAAGTATAGCCGTAGCGGTTGGCTTTGTTGCTCAACTCGACGTCGCCGAAAGTTGCGTCGATGGGAGTCGCGTGGGCGCCCTGCCAGTGGCCCGAAGCTTTGCAGCCCAGTGCCAGGGCCATTTGCAGCACTTCACCGGTATCGTGACGGCTGCCGCGCACCTTCATCAAGTCGGCGTTGGCGCCGAGATAACGCGCGCGCATTTCCGGATTGGCTTGAAAACCACCGGCGCAGAGAATCGTCGCGCCAGCGCGAATCTCATATTCTTCTCTGGGGTCGGAGACACGCACGCCTTCGACATGGCGATCGTTGCCGAGCAGCTCGCGCACCCGCGACTCGTAGCGAATCGCCACCCCCATGCGCGTGGCGATATCGCGCCATTGATTGAGCTGGCTGATGCCGCCGCCGATGCCGCCGGTGGGATGGATGACGATACCAGGCTCAAAATAATGTTTGCCGGCGATCTCCACATGGCCGGCAGGTTCCCACTGCATGCCGAGTTCATCCATCCAGTGGACGGCGACGTTGGATTCGTTAACCAAGACTTCAGCGAGTTTTTTGTCGATCCGCCCGCGCGTCACACGCATGAGATCGGCGGTGAAATCCGCCGGCGTATAGCCGGGCAAGTGCAATCGGTCGATCTCGCCAGCGCTCATGTTGGGCATAAAGCCGCGAATTTCCGCTGCGCCGGAATAGGCAAAGCGAAATCCGGTGTGCGAGAAACGCGCGTTGCCACCGAACTCCGGCTCGGGCGCTTTTTCCAATATGACGACTTGGCGCGCACCGCTTTGCTTTGCTGCCACCGCCGCTTCAAAGGCGGCGCTGCCGCCGCCGACAACTACGACTGCGCTATTCTCGACTCTCATAATTCTCCGCGCGCAACCCTGGGTTGAAATTTTTAAGAGTTCACCACGAAGGACACGAAGGTTCGGAGGTTAAGTCTCCTAGCTTCGTGGTCTTCGTGCCTTCGTGGTAACAGTTCTAGGGTTAGCGCTTTTTCGTCACGCTCTGGACGAAACCGGAAGTTTCGAGTTTGTGAACAAAGCCGTCGTCGATCAAAGTTTCGACTTTGACCTCGCCCAGTTTTGGGTTGATCGCCAGGAGCAAGCCATGCAGTCGCTTCATGCCGTCGACCGTCGGTGTCGGCACGCGTTCATAGGATTGAGTCACCGCCCGATAAGCTTCGTCAGCCTCGCTCGGATTGGACAGACGTAAGTTCGTCGCCATGATGCGCGTTACGTTTTCCTTGTTGCCGGAATCGAGCATGTAACCGATCGCCTCGACAAGTCCTTTCAAGTACCCTTCGATAACCTGTGGCTTGGCTGCGGCAATACGGCGGGTCGTGACCAGCATGGTCTGGGGCATAGTCACCCCAGAACCCTTAAAATTGTAAAGCACGGGATAACCCTTGTTGGCGTAAGTATCGCCGACTGAACCGTTCAACGTGGTAGCGTCGATGCTGCCGCTCTCCAGCGCTAGACGGCGGGTGATCTCGGTGCCGGAAATCGTCAGAAACGTAATCTTCGCTTGGTTCGGATCGATGGCTAAGTTTTGTAACGCCAACAGCGAAACCAGATGGGAGGTCGCGCCGGGGCCGCTGATGGCGATCGTTTTGCCGCGCAGATCTTCTTTCTTTTTAATGTCCGGCCGCACGTTAAGCCGGTAGTCTAGTTTCTGAACGAAATTGGCAACACCAATCACATCGGCGCCGCTAGCGCCAGCGTTAACCAGGTGGCCCGGCCCAATCACCGCCACATCGATTTCGTTGGCCAGCAACGCGGCCACGGCAAGCGGCGAGCGCGGCATGAGGATATACTGGGACTCAAGGCCATATTTCTTGAACAAGCCTAACTGCCGCGCAACCCAGACCGAGGCCATGCTCTCACTGGTAATGCTGGAGGCGAAGTTGGAACGAATCTGAGCACACAGCTCGGCTGGTAACAGCGCAAACGCTACGAGCAGAAAAAGCAATCCACGGCGCATCACTAGTTTCTCTAGTCACGAATAAAGTTCAAACCGTTTGAACTTGCGAACACGGTTTGAACGGGTTTATTGTTTCTTCTTGTCGCCGACCAGCTCGACGTTGAGAAAGCCATGCTCGGAGATATCGAA
This window encodes:
- a CDS encoding ABC transporter substrate-binding protein, translated to MTGSSRSWNRKGGFRFMKWFPSLISLASRSCALVFALVLLCLPGPLFAQAAKAAQTIRFGVAGISGSNSHPFVSKQLGLFNKHNVDVELVAFQGGTQLVQAMLSGEMPLGLIDGPPILAANLGGANLVFIAGNVNTFPYNIVSKSEIRSAQDLKGKKIGISRFGSASDTSTRLTLEREQLRPDKDVTILQIGGQSERFAALRAGAIDATIVSPPFNLVARRLGFRDLIDISETGIAYPHLHVAARREFIERYPDAVTRFLKGFIEGTSYWKDPAKKELITGAVARFLKLDRDKDREQLDETFRYYGKIFPARPYPSAEGMEYALEVLKRSRPDAKNLRARDYISNRFIDELDKDGFLAQLFRGQ
- a CDS encoding ABC transporter substrate-binding protein — translated: MLCVMFPLRFSHGIGDNFEERTAMMLRALSVFILLTAVAAKANAATPANQLLITFGSLSERETAIFVAKDHGLFAKHGLDVRAVHVRNGAVALSALVSGEAQFYMGAATGSTLGAIASGMDAVFVTSLIHTLEGTFVVQPKIKTTAELRGKNIGVTSLGGGVWMRSMLAFEHWGLEPQRDKIDFRVVGDESLLAQALPNKVIDGAYFNYTFASVLERQGFRVLADLAKLNIPYQNTALLGLRKYVNGSPDVTERMIRAMSDAVAFTLDPKNKERVLQSMVKGLRLPRAEDAVGGYERLGSMYQRRIFPNVDGIRSTIRFLGPSNEKIRALNPEDLVDDRFVKKLEQEGRF
- a CDS encoding extracellular solute-binding protein, whose amino-acid sequence is MNINKNVLHFLIVAGFFIASLSLAGAQGSVMIEAAKKEGQLAFYATMELQLSNKLAGLFEKKYPFIKTNFIRLGSERLAARVTAEAQAKSVQADVISESEMDFYGLFKKGFIDRYESPERVAFKPEYKDEKGFWTIASETLSVLAYNSNLVKTADVPKSFADLTSPKWKGKMLIDENESKWMAGVMTVWKEDPTAEFLRKLAEQDIKVIGGHSQMHTLVAAGEASIIVVSLVHGLEQKKREGAPVEWIALDPLISRQFALALAKGAPHPNAAKLYIDFMLSKEAQQEIANYGYTIGRKDVDSYVLKKLPQGMKIVPVRPEMGERYNEYFKLYRKLMKLD
- the tcuA gene encoding FAD-dependent tricarballylate dehydrogenase TcuA, which encodes MRVENSAVVVVGGGSAAFEAAVAAKQSGARQVVILEKAPEPEFGGNARFSHTGFRFAYSGAAEIRGFMPNMSAGEIDRLHLPGYTPADFTADLMRVTRGRIDKKLAEVLVNESNVAVHWMDELGMQWEPAGHVEIAGKHYFEPGIVIHPTGGIGGGISQLNQWRDIATRMGVAIRYESRVRELLGNDRHVEGVRVSDPREEYEIRAGATILCAGGFQANPEMRARYLGANADLMKVRGSRHDTGEVLQMALALGCKASGHWQGAHATPIDATFGDVELSNKANRYGYTFGITVNSLGQRFFDEGEAHISYTYAKTGWAVLMEPGGVAYQIFDQRGAALQDASYYQFAAPLEAPTIEELACKIGIEPAVLRHTVSEFNKAVRDDIPFDASKTDGRCTEGIAPRKSNWAERIDEPPFQAFPVTGGITFTFGGIEINGDAQVVNASGNPIRGLFASGDIIGLFFHNYPSCTGQTRNVVFSRLAGRHAAAQGL
- a CDS encoding ABC transporter substrate-binding protein; the encoded protein is MRRGLLFLLVAFALLPAELCAQIRSNFASSITSESMASVWVARQLGLFKKYGLESQYILMPRSPLAVAALLANEIDVAVIGPGHLVNAGASGADVIGVANFVQKLDYRLNVRPDIKKKEDLRGKTIAISGPGATSHLVSLLALQNLAIDPNQAKITFLTISGTEITRRLALESGSIDATTLNGSVGDTYANKGYPVLYNFKGSGVTMPQTMLVTTRRIAAAKPQVIEGYLKGLVEAIGYMLDSGNKENVTRIMATNLRLSNPSEADEAYRAVTQSYERVPTPTVDGMKRLHGLLLAINPKLGEVKVETLIDDGFVHKLETSGFVQSVTKKR